The Urocitellus parryii isolate mUroPar1 chromosome 6, mUroPar1.hap1, whole genome shotgun sequence genome includes a window with the following:
- the Ctxnd1 gene encoding cortexin domain-containing 1 protein, with product MEEPTPEPVYVDVDKGLTLACFVFLCLFLIVMIIRCAKVIMDPYSAIPTSTWEEQHLDD from the coding sequence ATGGAGGAGCCCACACCTGAGCCTGTCTATGTCGATGTGGACAAGGGGCTGACCTTGGCCTGCTTTGTCTTCCTTTGTCTCTTCCTCATAGTAATGATCATTCGCTGTGCCAAGGTCATCATGGACCCATACAGTGCCATTCCCACATCTACTTGGGAAGAGCAACACCTGGATGACTGA